GCTTCACCAagtgtaatggccccttaacctcacggccatacacaagttcaaatggtgaaaaccctaaactgggatgtggtacagccctgtaggcaaaaagcaactgctgcaacactaggtcccaatcattggagtgcttaTTTACAAATTTACAtattatggcccccaaagttccattaaacttctccaccacgccatttgtttgatggtggtaacgggtggcaaccaagtggttcaccccatgagcttcccacaggcttttcatggtccctgccaggaaattagttcccgaatctgtaaggatgtcggagggccaacctaccctggcaaaaatgtctgctaatgcccggcacacacttttagccctggtattgcatagagctactgcttccagcCATCAGGTGGCAAAATTCATGAAAGttagtatgtactgctttcctctgggtgtcttttttgggaaaggacccagaatatccacagctactcgctgaaatggggagtggctgcagaggggctttgacctggtcttgaggttttcccacttgttggcacacctcacaagaccggacataggtagaaacatccttgcccattccttCCCAGTGGAATGACCTCCTCAAATGGTCTTTGATCCTGTTCActccagcatggccactaggataattatgggctaagctcaagagctttacctggtacttagttggaactaccaactgtctctgaggatgccagtcttcttggtgcccaccagaaagagtttccttgtataaaagttcTCTTTCTACAACAAACAGGGATTGATTATAAGAGCATAGAGGTGATGGATTGCTCCCTGCAGCTGTCCAAGCTCCCtggaggctttcatctgcttcctgttcggcctggaactgttcccttgatgctggagacatcagttcctcactAGATTGTGGAccggggcttggtccctctggaagcaatgCAGGTGATAGGGCTGGTTTTTTttgttgactgtgaaccgctgtccgctggtgtactatgttgtatttcaggctcctgctgagcctcttgtgtagggttatctgctgctgctgccagtggaGGCTCGGTGGTGCCCTCTGGTGTTGGAGCTGTAGAcagggttgcaagcgctggactcagtgatggcaatggttctggtgctggttgattcaccagttccggttctgggactggctttggctgggtctctgggactggATCCACTACAGCTGTTGCAGTTGTTGGCAGAGGATCGGGTTCCACCACCTCcatctgggtctctggtaacacagactgggccctggtggaaggctcaggaacagggatggttgtgaaagcttgcttagcctggctgcgcgtgaccattcccaccctcttagctagcttcacatggttggccaagtctttcctcaacagcatgggaatgggataatcatcatagactgcaaaagtccacattcctgaccagcccttgtactggacaggcaactcgGCTGCAGGCAATTTAAAGAttttgacatgaagggttgaatcgtCACTTGGGCCtttgggttgatgaatttggggtccactaaggattggtggatagctgacacctgtactccagtgtccctccacgctgTAACCTCCTTCCCGCCCACACTCATGGTTTCTCTTCACTCTGACGATAcctgggaggcatctgggcctgaggacCTTGGGTGTGACTCTGGTGTAATGAACTGCAgtctgttggggttcttggggcagttggccttcacataccccagctcattacatttaaaacatcgctcAGCTGACTAGTCACTGGGGTGAGGTGGGTTACTGGAGACAGGTGTGGTGGGATGATAAggggtttgtggttttccttgggatgtaggtggggccttgggctgcccccGGTGGTAGGGTGTTgtctcgggttgccccttctgatatccactccaactgctactagtttttatTCTTTTCCGCCACCACCACCCATTTggttccaatctcccccgcctcaatTACAGTTTTGggtttcccatctaggatgtacctttctatttcctcaggaataCCCACTAGaaactgctccattttcattAGGATAGACAGATTTTCCAGAGATTTAAcgcttgctcctgatatccaggcatcccaatttttttcaatgtggTAGACATGTTGGGAAAATGCCACGTCCGGTTTCCactttagggctctgaaccgctgaCAGACATGCTCAAGTGTTAGCctcattctgattctggcctttttttaaaaaaatttcataactgttcatgtgttccttaggcatttcagccagcACCTCTGCTAAAGGTCCACTGAGCTGTggtctcagctctaccatgtactggtcggtagagatgctgtacccaaggcaggccctttcaaaatttttgtaagaaggcctcagtatcatcgcctgccttgtaggtggggaactttctgggatgggaagcggtacctggagaaggaTTGCTAGGGTTGTCTGGTATATTCTGCTTAGCCCTTGCCCTTTCTaactccagttcatgcttcctctctttttcttgtAACTCCAGCGcactcttgtgggcagcctcttccacctccatagctctcttgtgggcagctttCTGTGCCTTAATTTCTAGTTGTTTTAATTTGATCAGTCTCTTATGtttgttctctttttcttttgcttccAGTCTAGCTAGCTCTAGTTTATTAGCTGTTCCACTGgtagtcatgttcctgctttttgtATTTAACTTAGCCTAACCCGAGagctataaaggaaaaaaaaactagCTTGTGAATTCACTTGTAGAAAGTTAACTACCCTGCCCTCAGGCAGACAAAAATCTCCAGCTGCTCACAGCTTAAAAAACATCCCTTTGTTACAAGGACCTGATACCTCTGCTTCCAGGCAAAGAGAGATAAGATCTCTATCTGCTTTCTAAACAgccaaaaagggaaaaaaagtcctTTTAAAATTCTACTGGGCTTTTGGTTCAAAAtcatcccaccgctctgccaccatgtcagagttccctccccactctgaactttagggtacagatgtggggacccgcatgaagaacccctaagcttatttttaccagcttaggttaaaaactcccctattccttggattaagtaatgctgccaccaccaagtgatttaaacaaacatttagggaggggcacttggagccctaccttccccaagtatcccccccaagcccctacacctcttttcctgggcaggcttgacAATAATCCCCCAAGTCCCTaaaccccctttcctggggaggcttgagaataatatcctcacaaattggtacaggtgaacacagacccaaacccttgaatcttaaaaagatgaaaaaacaatcaggttcttacaAGAAGAATTTTAactaaagaaaaggtaaaataattacctctgtaaaattgggatggtaagtactttacagaataacaaaagactcaagaacatagaggatctcccctctaggcaaaaccttaaagttacaaatccaGAGACAAATCGTCCCTCTAGACAAGGAAAACCACAaggcaaaataaaagtaagctaatgCATTTCCCTATTATTACTTACTAATTCTAattgagttggattgcttgccttCTTGATCTGTCTCTGGCAAGCACAcggaacagacagacaaagaacagacaaaacaaagccttttttCCTCTCCCCAGATTTGagagtatcttgtccccttattggtccttttggtcaggtgccagctaggttacctgagcttcttaaccctttacaggtaaaaggattttgtgcctctggccacgagggattttatagtactgcatacagaaaggtggttacccttctctttatagttatgacaacacaTCTGGAAAATCAGGGTGTTGCTAGATATTTAAAGAGTAACTGAAAGCATTAAAACCCAAGAATGTCTTCCTTGGGGTCCactttaaaggaaaaaagaaaacaaaagcacctgtgtTTAGCACAGAAGACTCCACAAGCCCAAAATAAAGAGAGAAACCTGATCCCTTCTAACTAAACATTTCCCGTTCTACTTACTTCTCTGTAGTTCCAAATTAGTAATTTTTAGGTATCAatgctgatgatttttcatagCTGGCCCAATCTTTACAGCAGACCTGCTGCTCTCTGTCTCTCCAGCCAAGAGAAAACAACAACCCTCACAAAGAGGGGAcgttttttctcaattttaaaagtttctagtctcccattggctcttttggccaggtgccaaCTCACTTCCTCTTACCTAAGCATTTTAGTGAGACTTCTTAATTCTTTACAGGTAaggcaagtagagaacagctactaagaaggatttttatagctaactgactggttgggtgttcataaaaggggTTCTACCCCCGATCATTTACCAAAGCAGGTGTTTCCACTGAGTTGCTATCAATGACGCCCATTTCTTTTCCCTGGGGTGCATCTAGCTGGGATGTTTCCCCCTGGAGCATGACTTggcaaaagtttgtgtttttttcCCATTCTCAGGTTTTGAGCAACCAGATGAATGGGGAACTCCCTACAGCATGGACTCCCTAGACTGGGTTTCCTTGCATTAAGGAACAATTATGGATAACCAGTACCCAAAGTCATGTTTCCTGCTATTGCCTATTAAGCTTTACCACACCACGACATGTAGGAATTATTGACACATGCCATAAAATATGGAATTGGCATTAGTAGGGTCAGTGTTCATAATTTATTTctatgaataatgaaaatgtctttttcagtgtgtgaagaaTGACCAATCTGCTTCAGCAACGAGAACAGCCTCCAGTAGTGTATGTAGTGTCTCATATTCacattgtctctccatccaggcaTTTGTACTGTGACCATCACCCTTGACCCTGggcacatacaggaagtcaggagAACATACAGTGCATGCAGGAAACAGCATTCTACCTCAGAGTTGGAGACCTTTACTCCTACTCCATGTCAAATTCCAACAAaaccgacttcaccaacccctccaccttcatcctgcagggtattcctggcctggaggcagcccaTGTCTGGATATCGATCCCCTTCTGTGTCATATACAtcatagccatcttggggaacttcacaATCCTCTTCATTGTGAAGATGGAGCCGAGCCTCCatgggcccatgtactatttcctctgcatgctggctgtCACTGACCTGGTTCTTTCTACGTCCATCCTGCCCAAAATGCTGTcaatcttctggttcaattccagggagatagaTTTTgatgcctgcctcacccagatgtacttcattgGCTGCTTCTCAGTGATGGAGTCCGGGTTCTTCGTGACCATGGGTTTCgatcgctatgtggccatctgccatcccctaagacattccaccatcctgacaatCCCCATGGTGGCCAAGATGGGCCTGGCTGTGGTGCTGCGCAGTGGCATGCTTGTACTGCCCTACCCCTTCCTGATAAGACAGTGGCAATATTGtagaaccaacatcatccccgAGCCATTCTGCGCACACATATCCGTGGTGAAACTGGCCTGCGGCGACACCCACATCAGTAGTTACTATGGTCTATTTGTGCTATTGTGTATAATGGGTCTGGATGGGATTTTTATCACTGTGTCCTAtatccagatcctcagggccatcttcagcctccccacaaaggaagcccggctcaagacttttggaacctgcgtctcccacctctgtgtcatcttaaccttttacatcccaggtctcttctcctccctcacaTACCGTTTTGGAAAGAATGTGCCCCTGCATTTCCATGTTCTTATTGGCAACATGAACCTACTGGTGCCCCCCATGCTACACCCCATCATCTAtggggtgaggaccaaacagatccgggacAGGTTGCTCCGGTTCATTACTCAtaagggatgatttagttggggattggtcctgctttgagcagggggttggactaaatgacctcctgaggtcccttccaatcctgatattctatgattctatgattctaattaaagttttctcctggtgctctggTTCTCAGACCAAGCTCTGTGAAGCActggctggtgacatggtgcTGGGCCCTCTTTCTTGAATCACTTACTGGTCAATGAAAGAGATATTAAATCCTTTCCTGGTCTTACTGTGCTGTGTcagcatgacaaaatggggaatcAGTCTATATAGACCTCATTAATTCTTAGCAGTTAGAAAGGTGGCAACAATTGGACCCTGAGACCCTGTCCCCTGCCCTACCTATTCCCCAAGGCCCTACTTGCCCTGGTTCCTGGCTTCtctactcccctccctccctcactcaaTCTTTTCCACTCCTGTCCCTgcctcagctgggctccctctacTCTGGGGCTTGACTGAGATCTGCTGAAGCCTCACAAGGGGCCTGCCTGTTGGTATGatgtggccccagctgagcaggggcagGCCTGGGTTAATGACCCTaaacctcccccctgccctgcaggAAACAGGCACAGTACGATCCACTTCTTGGCTGGACTTTCTAGTTCAAAACCAGGTACCTGATAACCCTGCatggcacccagacacagaagccaaaaaacaGAGTGTCCGGATAAAACCTAGATGGGGGGAAACCCTATTAACTCACCTTTTGTTATAGGAACCATGTGCATTGTTATTTCTTTGGGATTTCCTGTATTCTTCACTCACACACCTTGTATTAAGAGACAGCAGGCTGCGGCGGAGGCATCTGCTTATAAATACATTGGTCATTAAAGACTACAGGGATAGAAGAAGGGAGTAACTGCATTCTAAATTTAATTTTCTTGAGTTTCTCTGCAAAGGGGAGGGCTTGGGAGGAATCAAACCtccccagaagggggaactgaGAGAGGAGGTGTTCATCCAGCCCTTTAAAACACAGAGACTGGATGAGCcagaaggcaggagagaggcAATCTATGGTTGCAGGGTTATGGCTGCAGCAGAGAGACAGACTGCAACTGGAGGAGAAGTCAGTCGTTCCAGGAGGTGGCCCCTAGATACCCTAGAAGGTTCTGACCAATCACAAAGTATGTTCCAGGGTGATGTggattgtagcggggtggtcacccgctctgTCACTGAAAGGGttacagccagccctgggagagagctggAACTGAAGGAAAAGCCTAGgggaaggcagccacagctggggccatgccgcaGTCAGGCCATAGCTGGTCCTATAAAAGGTTGGGAGCCAGAAGCTCAGGCAGTCTCTCTCCAGCTATtgagagagatgggcctggctaCTGGGCAGCTGAAGAgagtacctagagtggagcagggctggggggaaaggccagaggagctggggaactccggCCTGGAagacccccaggctgcaggggggaAACCCCCGGCCTTGCCAAAGGCCgagaaggtactggggttgcagaggggtaGGCCAAGGGTAGGAAgagacagcaggtccaaaccctccttgccgatgatgaggggcaattatactgcagtctgccccagtccgcaggggctagatggggactggcagCAGCTCAAGACTGAGATGAggtggggataaggggttgggcattccccagggaggggagacccagtgagactgcggggtactgcagggggcagaaccccgagagAAGGGGCatcggggtccaggagggacacaggggccagcgaCAAGGTGAGACACCAGcatgcagagggtgctctggaggctggcaagctaattccctggatgaccagcaggaggagctgcaCTGGTGAGCCATGGCATCTCTACAGATTGGTGGAGAATGTGCGCATAGGCGGTCCGCCCCCGATACAGGGGGCAGAGCAAGGACTGTGGAACTATTGCCCAGACATTAGGAAAGGCGGGATGATGGGTATACTGCGGCTTTCTTTGTGGAGGGCCCAGGTGCTGTCCCTGGTTGGGCCCAAGTGTCAGCGCCCCAGCGGAAGGGGGTGGATGACCTGTGAGAAATCTGGGAGGCACAAGAGGGAATATAGGAGGTGCAGAGGGCCCTCCATGAACAGATGGCCCAGCTGATGGAGGAACATCCCTccccaaggggggagggatagctcagtggtttgagcattagcctgctaaacccagggttgtgagttcaatccttgagggggccacttagggctctggtgtaaaaatcagtacttggtcctgctagtgaaggcagggggctggacttgatgaccttttaaggtcccttccagttctagaagataggatatctccattattttattttataacagTGGGCCCTAGTAAAACTCCTTCAGAGGGAGTTTGGAAAGAACCGCCAAGGGCTGGGGGAGAAGCCCAGCTCGAAGGTCAGGAGGCTGGGGGCGAAACTAAAGATGTGTTATGCCTGTAGAAGGCAGGGACATATAAAACGCGACTGTCCctactgggatgggggcaggacgCCTCACCCAGAGGGGAGACCGGGACAAATCCCAAGGACAATCCGccgggtgagggagcccaggtgGCTGCCAACTCGTTGCACCTCTGGACAGAGAGGACACCTCTGGAGGGAGTGCCCAGGCCCAGTAAACCCGACCAGGGCAGCTCAGGGAGGGATAGGCCCAGGAATGAGGAGAAAAGGCCTAGGGCAGGCCAGAGGCGGGGAGCCTGCTGTGGCTGCCAGATGCCAGGCCATGTTCAGCGACACTGCCCCATCAAGGGCAGGGTGGAGGTAGCGGAGGTGGTGAGAAAGATGGAGGGGACCCCGCAGGAGGTTGGGACCCAGACCGTCACAGAACCGGTCGCTGAGGAGACCCAGACCGTCACGGAGTCAGTTACCAAGCAGGAGACCCAGACTGAGTGGGCCCAGCAGGAAGCCGGAACCCAGGTGGTTGTAGTAAAAGAGACCAAATGGACACAGACCCCGAGGTTAGAGGGTCCAGGAGATACGGACCAGAGGGTGTGGCTGGAGGCCGTAGAGTTGGCCCACCGGAAGGCGGAGGCGCACTCTCAGGAGATGGCCCAAGGCTGGGAGACCATGGAGATGAGGCGGGTgggctggggctagggtgacctgatcagaggaagaaaatatcaggacactggggagggagggggaccaaAAAAAAGGCGAGTGCTGCCCGCtgctggcggagcaaaaaaaaaaaaattatgctggcggagcaaaatatcgggacaaattgctaaaaatcgtgacagtcccgattttatcaggatgTCTGGTCGCCCTAGCTGGGGCTGAAGAAAAAGCCTAGGCTGATTGTGGAAGGCAGCCATAGTTGGGGCCATGCCCCAGTCAGGCcatagctggccctataaaaggttgggagccaggagctcaggcagtctctctctagctattGAGAGAGACGGGCCTGGCTACTGGGGAGCTGAACAGAGTATCtagagtgaagcagggctggggggaaaggccagaggagctggggagctctggcctggaaaacccccaggctgcaggccttgccaAAGGCCGAGAAGGTACTGGAGTTGCAGAGGAGCAggccaagggtaggcagaggcagcaggtccaaaccctccttgccgatgatgagtggcaattatactacagtctgccccagtgagcgggggctagatgaggactggcagtagcccaagaatgaggtgaggtggggatgggggttgggggttccccggggaggggagacccagtgaggCTGcagggtactgcagggggcagaaccccgagagAAGGGGCAACAGGGTCcgtgagggacatggggccagcagcaaggcgagacaccggcctgtaGAGGGCGCTCCGGATGCTGGAGAGCTAGTTCCCTgggtgaccagcaggaggtgccgcacaGGTGAGTCTTTGCCTCGCTACATGGATAAAGTATACATACtagaaaacatcatcccaactatacatataaattgATCGGGTCTAAattgtagccaatgattttagttcattattcattTTTTGTGTGATGTTATTATTAATCAagttatataatatattttctctttataTTAATTAAGGTTAAATAGTGGAATTATAGAAGTGCAAGACTGATCCGTATTTAGAGGAACCAAGTACTAGACATGAGTAAGACAAGCTGGAACGCAAGAACCTGTAGGTTGAGGCCTGCAAGACTTTAGCTTAGCTATTGTAGGCATTGGAGATAAGAAATGATGGCATAAGTGACTGGAAAATAACCCGATGCCCTAAAATAATGGGAAAAGAAGAACTAAGTAATAATATTGTGCAAAATTACTCAGAAGATTAATATTATGTCATAAAAATGCCGTAATAGTACTCCTGTCTCAGACAtgtgtcttaggctaggtctacactacagcagggggTCGACctgagatacgcaacttcagctacgtgaatatcatagctgaagttgcatattttaggtcaacttacctggctgtgaggacggcggcaagtcgaccgcagctgcgccgccgtcgactccgctgccaccTCTTGCCGTGGtagatttccggagtcgacagcagagcgatcagggatcgattttatcgcgtcttcactagacgcgataagtcgatccccaatagatcgattgctacccgccgatccggcgggtagtgaagacgtgcccttaatcACAGGACACAGGTTGTGAGAATGGTAATGGGAATAAAGGGAATTTACCCAACCTATAGAGAATTAAGATCCCTTAAGTTTCCAGGAGACACAGACCAATAAGAGAAAATGTCC
The Emys orbicularis isolate rEmyOrb1 chromosome 1, rEmyOrb1.hap1, whole genome shotgun sequence DNA segment above includes these coding regions:
- the LOC135895483 gene encoding olfactory receptor 52M1-like yields the protein MQETAFYLRVGDLYSYSMSNSNKTDFTNPSTFILQGIPGLEAAHVWISIPFCVIYIIAILGNFTILFIVKMEPSLHGPMYYFLCMLAVTDLVLSTSILPKMLSIFWFNSREIDFDACLTQMYFIGCFSVMESGFFVTMGFDRYVAICHPLRHSTILTIPMVAKMGLAVVLRSGMLVLPYPFLIRQWQYCRTNIIPEPFCAHISVVKLACGDTHISSYYGLFVLLCIMGLDGIFITVSYIQILRAIFSLPTKEARLKTFGTCVSHLCVILTFYIPGLFSSLTYRFGKNVPLHFHVLIGNMNLLVPPMLHPIIYGVRTKQIRDRLLRFITHKG